The Edaphobacter flagellatus sequence GCCGGGGAACAAGGGCGGCCTACTCAGCACAGCCGGTAATCTTGTGTTTGCGGGCGATCCGAACAACAATCTTGTCGCACTCGACGCAACCACCGGCAAGTTATTGTGGCATGCCAACCTAAGTACGGGCATGTCTAATGGCCCTATTACCTATGAAGTAGACGGTCGCCAGTATCTGCTCGTTGGCGCAGGTGATAAGTTATTTTCCTTCGTCATGAATTAAGCAGCCATGCAAGAACGGTGAACGTGAGCGGTTTATTCAGTTGTAAAGGTTTTATCGCACTCCTATTTGGAAATTGGGAGTGGAGTTGCGTTGTTTTGAGGTAAGTCGACTCCAAGCTCTTTCGCAGCAGTTACTGCAATCTGCCGCATATCGATAACTCCTAGATTTTTCCCTTGAGCCACTGAGGGGCCCATGATGAAGAAGGAAGACTGCAGTTCCGGATGTGTTGGCAAAAATCCGTGAGTGCCCTTCTGTAAGGCACTAGTGATAAGTGGCGTGGTTAAGCCTCGGCCAATATAGTAACCGGGTAAGCAATCGATAAGGAATGCCGTTTCCGGCGCGCCTCCAAACGCCTTTGCTTCCTCGCTCGATAATACTCGAGCGATACCATTGGCAGGGTTTTTCTGAAGATCTTCCAGAATCCTCTTTACGTTCGCTTTGGTTATTTCGTCGTTGGGATCATGCAGCATCACAACTGCGCTTCCTCCACCTGTCCAGGAGAATGCCTTCCACGAATCAATATGCTCCGCAGGATTTTGCGATATGGTCAATATCCCCCGGCGCGCGAATTCCGAATTGAGATTGATGACGTGGCTTACGGGAAAGAATCCATGATCAGAAACGATCATGATATCGGCATTGGGATATGCTGCAAGCTCAGTATCTACAATCTGCTTGAGTTGACTGTCGATCCTTTTGAGTGCGGCATAAGCTTCCGGGGAATCGGGTCCACTATGGTGTTGTGCTTCATCTAAACCACTAAGGTGGACGGTCATGAATACCGGCTTCTCACGACGAATGATCGCAACAGCCGCGCGCATAGCAAATTCGTCTTCATCCTCCTCGGGAGAGTACATTCCGATCTCATTTTCCAGATCGGCAAGAAACCCATCCGGTCGTGATACGGCCTCCAAAAGATAGTGATCTGCGGGAGTATGCCCAGTACTGATCGAGGGAATGTTGTAGTCGATGCCACGAGCCCCGAGGCTGACCGGCCATAAAACACTGGCGGTTTTCAAGCCTTTCATGTGAGCAGCTTCCCACAGCGTGGGAACGCGGATTGCGTTTCCGTACTCCATCTGTGCAGCTTTGGAGTTCGAAATTGGATCCTGTAGCATATTGTTAAAAATTCCGTGCTGCTCAGGGTGCGTCCCAGTCACGAGAGTTACATGGTTCGGATTCGTGATTGTCGGCACCATATTGATCACACTTTCCGCATAAGCACTCCTCCTAAGCAGACTTTGCAGAAACGGCGTTTCGCTAGCATGGTCTTCTGCGTGCAGAACATAGTGCGGGTTCATTGCATCCACCGAAATCATCAGGACAGGCTTGGCCTCATCGGCTGTCTGTGCCCAAAGACTGCTGGAGAACGCAACGATAACAGCATAGAAAGAACGCGTTACGACATTTGAGCCGAAAAGCACTGAGATACCCCTCGAGAAATTTAGGAAGCATTCTCGGATTTGGGTCCGTAACCCGAGAGTGCTGATTAGAAGAGAAACTTTGCTGCCAGCTGAATAACACGGGGTAGATTAGATTGGTCAGATACGCCCGCAATTTTGCCAAAATTAGCGTTTGTCGCATCTGTTACAGGGCCGTTGTACCACTGCGGCGTGTTGGTTAGATTTAGGAAATCGGCGCGCAGCGTAAAGGTGAGACCTTCACGAATCGGTGTTTCCTGCATAATGCTCGCATCCAGATTTCGGATCGGAGGGTTACGCACATAGCTAAGTCTTGTGCTCCAGGTCTGAAGGGTGTCTGAAGCGCGTGTCACCCAGACAGGGGTCTCTCCTGGTTGACAGTTCTGCAATGTTCCCGTGCTCAATTGAGTGCAAGTGTTAAACCAGCGAGTCAGGCTCGAATTCACAAGCTTTGCGCTTGCACCTGTCGGCGTTACTCCGGTTGGCGTTGTCAGCGGCATACCCGACTGAATCCGTGCGAGAGCACTGATGCGCCAACCACTGATTATGCCGCGAGGGACCGTGGGCACCCCAGCTCCCCAACGTTGTCCGCGTCCAAACGGCAGATCGTAGACGCCATTGATCTGGATGCTATGAGCTACATCCCACGCCGCGACGACTTTCTCTGGATTAGTATCTTGCGGATTCGCAAACGAGGTTCGACCAAGCGTCTTGGAATAGGTATATGCGAGGCTGGCGCTCGCCCCTCGATTCATACGCTTCTGTAAGAGAGCATGCATGGCGTTATAGTTTGAGCTACCCACTGAATTCGCTATCTCGGTGATTGAAAGGAATTGTGGATAAGGACGCAGCAGCTGACGTCGCTGCACAGTTGCTGCGTTGAGTGAGGTCCCCGGCAAAAGCCCCGCGAATGGGTTGCTTACATTGGTAGACAAATAGGGCGTCCCAAGTGCAAGGCTGCTAGCCGATATCTCGTTGATCGATTGTGTGAGACCAAGACTCGTAGTCCTGCTGCCAACATAACTGAGGGAAAACAGTGCCTGAAGAGGAAGCTCTCGTTGCAATTCGACAGAGTATTGTTGCGTCCACGGAAGCTTTCGTTGCGGAGTCGCAAAGGTTAGGGCCTGTCCTAGATTGGCAGACAACCCCAGGGCTGCACCGGTTGGTTTCTGAATTCCTGCTGGAAATGGATTATCTAGCAGATTTGACGGAATTCCAGTGACCACCGACGTTACCATCGCCGTTTGCTGACTGAAGCCTGGTGCAT is a genomic window containing:
- a CDS encoding alkaline phosphatase family protein, producing the protein MLFGSNVVTRSFYAVIVAFSSSLWAQTADEAKPVLMISVDAMNPHYVLHAEDHASETPFLQSLLRRSAYAESVINMVPTITNPNHVTLVTGTHPEQHGIFNNMLQDPISNSKAAQMEYGNAIRVPTLWEAAHMKGLKTASVLWPVSLGARGIDYNIPSISTGHTPADHYLLEAVSRPDGFLADLENEIGMYSPEEDEDEFAMRAAVAIIRREKPVFMTVHLSGLDEAQHHSGPDSPEAYAALKRIDSQLKQIVDTELAAYPNADIMIVSDHGFFPVSHVINLNSEFARRGILTISQNPAEHIDSWKAFSWTGGGSAVVMLHDPNDEITKANVKRILEDLQKNPANGIARVLSSEEAKAFGGAPETAFLIDCLPGYYIGRGLTTPLITSALQKGTHGFLPTHPELQSSFFIMGPSVAQGKNLGVIDMRQIAVTAAKELGVDLPQNNATPLPISK